The genome window GTAAGCTCCATGCTCATGTATACTCCGTTTCCACCAATTCACGGTGCATTTCCAAGCATGCAATGCCACCACCAGGAGACCAGTATTGATCCCCAAGCGTGTGAAAGCACAAGTCACGGTGCACTACGCACACGTGTGGACATGACATATTGACATGGTGCTCGTGTGTCTGAAAATGCAGGAGGTGTGGACCATCTGCAGGATCTTCAAGAGGAACATCACCTACaagaggcagcagcagcagcagccgcagcagATGTGGagaccggcggcggcggcggccagcaACGCTCTGCCACCGGCCGACTCGAGCTCCAACACGGGGAGCTTCGAATCCGACGGTGGGGACGAGTACATGAACTGCCTGCCGGCCACTGCTCCGGGCATGTCCCAACTCCACCATGTCGGTAATCAGGTGAACATGCTGtacggcggcggcagctgctTCTTCAAGGAGAGCGTGCACGGCCACCAGTATCAGGGGCAATGGTTGAACTCCCTACCTGTGCCGGCACCGGAGCAGAAACCACAGCTGGGCCCGTCGGCGATGTCCATTGCGTTCCATCAGAATGATCAGAGCGTTGCCGCAATCGATTGCTACAAAGACGGGTACTGGGACGAGATTGCAAGGCTTATGGAGGTCAATGACCCAACAGCATTTTATGATTGTAGATATGCTTGATCGATAGGGAAGTGCCTAGCTTCGTTTTCAGAGTTCAGACTTCAGTGTAGATGCTAGATACGCAGATATCGCCGACAAAAGGAACCCAGTGTGTGGGAGACTGACATGAAGGGCCCTCTCCACAGAGGCCGCTAGTCAGTTAGATTTTGCCGGCAGCATGCCCCCAACCCCACCcttctgtttctttttcctGCTGATAAGGTATTCTTATATATACAGCATGTGTTGTGTTGCGTTGTGTTGTGTTGTGATCAATGTATGAGTTGTGTCTTGTGTGTGCACTGGCTAGATATGAGtaacaaaataaatatatgttgGAGCCTAGTTCATGATTCATGATTTTGAGTTCCATCAACCATTTGTGAAGCCTCCTCCTGTTCAGCTCAGACTGATATATGATcaacatcttcttcttcttttgcgaATGCATTATCGACATCTTGTTATCGACTCAACATTGTCTGGTGAACGCCACAGGGTGTGGCCGCGCCCACCCGGTTCGATTCCCGGGTGTCACTAATATAAGTCCCGGAAAAGGGAGCCCGGTTCTTAAATAAAAACTTAGCTATAATTTTGGGCAAACAACTGAAAGACTACAGCTCAAGTATTTGGCCTCATAAAGCATATTGAAACCTACATGTCCTTGTTACTTTCAGAGATAAGTGAGCTGAAACAGACACCCAGGACATACATTTTGTCACTTCTAGATTGATCTCATGCCCACAAGCCATTCAAAGCTGAGCACATGATACAGATGCACTCGACCATGCGTGCTTGAGTGAGCAATTTAGACATTTTGATCAGATACAGATTTGTCATTTGTGGACAATTATATCATCTGTGATTTTAATCGCATAAACAAACCATGGATCATTTTCAATGTTTCTTGTGCTGACCCCCTAGTTTGACCTTGCCAGCACCCTACAGGGGATCAAATGAATTGCTCCCAAGTTGATGCTGCTATTCAATGTTTCTGAATCACGTGAAAAATGATAGGGACTCAAATTTACATGTGAATCGATCCACACAAAACTATAAGAAATCTTGCTTAGGTCACTGACATGAACAGTTACTAGAAAAGAGTGTATAACACCATTCTGGAGGCTGAAGTGACTTCCTAGCTGACAAAACAGCCGCCTTCAAATTCAACAGACAGTAACAGCAATACCTCGTGAAGGAAATATTCTGCAAAATGAAACATTGTCCCTATGGTAATTAACCATTGGGATTATAGTATCGATGCCTTGTTATTTAATGCATTTGGTTAATCATGGATACAGACGACCTGATTTTGTGGCTTCTCTGACTAAGGAagccactttttttttttttgttaaaagcAAATGACAAATCTGTCAGCAGACAAGGTCGTTTGGTTAATCAAATGACCGAGGTCGAAGTGTTAGACCAGAAACAGTGCAAACCAGCACTACAGAATCAGTCACCAGACAAGGGCAAAGAGGTAAATTTTAAGTGAGCAAAGAAGGCGACAATCAATAGGTAATAATTTCAGGCAGGATGATAAGTACTCATTTCTAGAAGGTGGGTTAGCGTGCTGTTGAGACAACTAGGATAGTAGAATGAAGCATGCCTATCGAGCAATATAAACCACGGCAAGAAAAACAGAACAATAAAATCTGCCAGCAAAATTTGTCAACCTGCACACAACTATATTtgtgttaagggtataataaTCAAAGGTATTATGTTAATCTTCTAATCTAGGGTTTTTCGCATATACTTTATATATTATCTTATAAAGTTACTGTTAAATATAAGTTGTTATTTCTAACATAGTATTAGAGCTAGgttaatttttcttttcttttttgccgcATCAACTCTTCCCGATCTGTCCATCTCTCTCCCCATCGGTCCGATTCCTGGCCGGATCCTTCTCCTCTCCGGTCGGCTTCGCCTCTTCCGCGACCGGATCCGGCTCTCCCCCACCAGATCCACTTCTACCTCGCGCTAGTCGGCTCCGTCCCATGTTGAATCCACCACCCTGGCGTCGACGATAGCTCCTGCGCTAGGCCACCTCGGCCCTAGCCCCACCCCTGCACCGCCCGCCCGTGTGTTCCTCGCCACAGCTGCCGCAAGGACCCCACCGCCCCGCCACCGGAGCGCAATGGCGTGGACATGGACCTTGGCACCCTAAACAGCGGCATGAACGTCTCCCACAGCCATGCGTGCATCTTCTACAACTTCGCAAGCCGCCGCTACGCGCTCGAAGTGCTCGACAAGAGCGGCTGCCTCGTCGAGAGCGTGCACCATGTGCCTTGGGGCACACTCATGAAGCTCAACTCCCAGGACCTCCTCCACGTGGGGGACATGTAGTTCtacttcctcctcccctcccgctCCATCGTCCCTTGCGCGGTGCTCCCGTCGCCTCCTTCTGATCTCAGCAAGTTATGcgaggtatgaggtccctcccacttatTGGAATTGTTGAAAGCATTCTGCATAGAATTTACAGATATTTCATTGATTGCTATGCAGCTGCTTCAAAGGTAATGACAGATAAACGTATGCTGTATGGATCGATGTTGTGTGACTACAtgaagaaggccacaaagaaggcacatatgcaccgcGCAAATCAGGAGGGAACTGCATAGCACATGTTCAATGTCTTATGCCGGGATAAGTAGGGGTGGCAGACGTGAGCGCCATGttcaagagtgcgtgcttagaaATAGAGCATGCATCTGTACATGTCAGAAACCACAATTGGTGTACATGCCAtgtacacacatcatagctACATGTGAGGAATCCAATATGCTGCCCCAACAATATGTTTCAtgctactttatgaaggatcaaaTATTGAAGATATGGAATCATGAGCTTTATAGCTACGACATTGTTGACACATTTACAAGTGATCCAGGTCCCGCGTGAATGTACGTGGTAgacaaagagaagatgaagtacacaccgGGACGTCGACAAAATCGGTGGATTCagaatgatatggatgattcTGAGGcaggtccaagggtgaagcgatgcaaCACGTGTGATGAAAATGGTCACACATACAAAAACTATCCAAAAAATGCAACTGTTGTGTAGATGGGGTCATGATGGTGGTCAAGTGTGAATGTGTTCAGTGTATCTCGATTTTATATTTGTAAGTTGATCGCCTTACCTATGTACGTTGTATTTGGACATTACATTTCTATTtgattgtgtacatatatgttGTAATCTGTTCATGTAACTGTGTATATCtgtatgttatatgttgttcacgtactgtgtgtatatgtatgatacattttgtttaaattttatttcaaTGCAGATATAACGCACCCACCGATCcctgagcttcttgaccctgcagtggacaagaagcaccgtAGCTTCTTGTTTGTCGttcaccagacggagttagAAGTTTTTCGACCACATGGACCCGAGGAGTTACGATCAATCGACGATCATTGGAAGCATCGGTATGTCGTGAGTTAGTTGCGTATGTTCCTGatcatttatttattgcatgtcCAACATTAAGTTATTATTCCAAATGGTATAGGTTGGAAGCATTTAGAGTCATACTGctgtgtcgtttggtggaggcacGAGCGACAGAGAACCTTGAGGCAACTGCGAGgcgattctattttgaccgctcgTTAATCGCTGCATTGATCGATAGgtggaggcctgagacccacACTTTACACCTCCCCTGTAGCGAGATGGCTCCGATGTTGCAGGATGTAGCCTACCtattaggcttaccttgcgctgAAGCCGTCGTTGGAGTCATCGACGTGGATGCAAactggatgaacgtcatgctAGCACGGTTCGCCCCAGTTCAGCGGACGGACGACACACCCACCTACATGCCCGAGTTCCTGTCGGATCCGCGAGGGCCaatgaagaagtggatcctacagttccaggtaccttgcaatttaccttcccatttactttacaattttcaagatattttactcatcataaTTTGCATCACTTCAAGCCTGCATACATCCACCCGGAAGCAAGTGTGTACTCGATCGCGAGacacttggaggcctacctgtTTTGGTTGTtcggctgggttatgttcactagTACCCAAGGCCACCTAGTATCGAAGACCCTTCTTTCGTACGCGAGGGATCGCAGATGCGAAGCCCAATGATATCCCCCAGTTCAGCTGGGCCTCCGCTATCCTGGCGGTGACGTATCGGGCCTTGTGCGGTGCGTGCACGAAGAAgcctgtaacaccctgagttgAGCATGTTAATTAGTTACAagattcactccaaattaaaaaaaattaggattaATTGGGCTAACTATGGGTTAAGAGAATAGGTaagtggatgtatatataccagtatatatGTACATTCATATCTATAAGTTGCTTAGGTAATTCGAAGTGCACTAgaatcaaatttaaaatattctCTAcattaagttggttcatatgcattagtttgagatttctTGATTCTTATGTGaaggtttgaaattgaatgtctctcaatttcaaaacctactcttagattcttttCGGCTccaatccaaattgaattcaaatcctttgTTTCAAATCCTTCCCCCAAAGATCTTattctaaattcaaatcaaagttcaaatattccaaattgagttgatcttaatcccaagtcaacttcaaattcaaaatattccattttgaatttattttcccaaaatccctccctctctcttttctttttttttttctctcttttccttttctccttctctttttcaccCCGGGCTGaatttcctcctcctccttcttttcCAGCCCACGGATTCGGCCCACTTCTTTCCCCCCTCTTCTCCTACGCCTTCAGCCCATTCACGCGCGCGCCAGCGAAATCGGCCCACGCCACCGCGTTGTCGGCCCAGCCATGCGTTCACGCGCGGCACGCCCGCGCCCCGCCATCGCTGGCCGTCCATGCGTCGCCAATCCAACGGCTCATTtctccccctctcccttcctTCTCCCTTCCAGCGCGATGAAGACTTCGCCGCCGTCGTACCTCCGGGGAAATATCCCGCGCGCGAGCCGACCAGCCTCCGcttcctcgctctctctccttcacgccctctctcctcccatgcccTAGACGCACGACTTTTGCAACCCACCCATGCTTGGTCGGCGCAGTCGGCCCATGCCCTGGAGAAAAAGGtgggcgccggccgccaccttACCGCCGACGTCCTCGTGATGCCAGCCCGCACGCACCACCTCCGTGCTCTCCCCCCTCTCTATAAATAGCGGtcccgtatatatatatatatctctctctcttcttcttcttctcttcccaCCCTGCCACATCACAGCCGCCATCACCATTATCGTTGCCGCACCCCTTTTGTCGCCTGTCTGTCGACGACGTACTGCCAGGGAATACCGGTGAGCCATCACCGACCTCATGACATCGTCCAATCGCCGGGAGCCTAACGGGAAACCGTCCGTGCCGAtccgccacctcaccgtcgcCGCCTCTTCGACGAGTTGCCGGCCGCCGACTCGCTTCTCCTCGTTCttgagctcggtgagcttcctGGTTCCCCTAACAACCCCCCTAGATAGCATGTAGGTGACTCTTGAGCTCCCTTCTTGCTTATCGTCATGCGCCACCGCCCGATTGCCGCGCGCCGCCGTGCAAACATTGCCGTCAACGTGCTTGTGCACTTTGTGTGGTCACCGACCGTCGTGCCATGTGCTCTAGAGGCGTTAGGCCTCTTTCCAGTGCCGGATTGGCCCCTCCCCGTGTGGGGGAGGTGTTGTCTAGTCGCACTGCGCCGCTGTTTCCTCTTCGGCGATGAGCTGGCGTCATCTTCGCCGCAGGCCGACGACGAGACGCCCCCTGTTGAGTCTGTCGTATCACGTAGAAGGCCGGCGTCTGCTCATCGTCGTGAAACTCCGGCGAAAATCCAACCCCAGCGACCTTTCCGGCGATGCCCGCCGAGATTTCTCGCCGCTGGCTGAATCTTTCCCCTCTTCTCCGCCACGTGCTCGCGCACGCACAAAACCAGGCTGCGACTCCATCTGGCTCGGCCCAGCCACCGGCCTCGCCGACCCAGTTGCCAGACGGGTCGCTTGGTAGGCCGGCCTGCCTCCGCGGCCCGTTAGCCAGGCAGCCCAAAACCCAAACGGGCCTGCACAGTGCGGGCCCAGCACTGTGCAGCCCAGCTCGTCCAAACCCGAACCCGGCCCATCCAGGCCCAATCTCGGCCCGATAGACTATTGTTCATGTGGGTCAAAAGTTATTGTTCACGTAGGCCCCACTATGAATAGTGCCATTTCTTAATTTCTCAATTTAAATTCTGATTAAATTTTTCAGGATCCATAACTCTTCCGTTCTGACTctgatttcggtgattctttcgctgaaattcatctaaaattgagatctactcatctgtcacattgtggtgtccattagggctcatttgacTTTCCATTTGGAgtttaattgattcttctttaaTATCACCGTTATTATCGTAGTCGCGATTTTAGAGCAACTCGAGTTCTGCAAGTGATGTGCCGGAAGTATCCGgagtgaggaggatcccgattacaatcaagacttcgAAGAAAATTCCGAAGAAgacaagtcctatttccttgatcatattgaaactatgttttcaaataatatacatgatcaactaaaaccggacttattatcgcatgtgttatatattgcgttttctttcaaactacccgtagtagttaatcctatcaacactgttATGCCTTACATGTCATTATCCAGagtacatatcaccctaggaatacctattgttaaatatattaacaatagacgACGCTTTGATGTCTAGCATGCTTAGaatggaatacgtctcctcggagacgtcacTTTTGAAAACACTCCTCTTTGGAGGCAAGAGTTAcagttatcaataacaagtcatatactatgcctccttgatggttgtgaattccatgatagtcatgaaatccttgatgccatgtgggacatggaaggtgatgtgtaaaaataggtgaaaactgttttggcgcaggcaggtagagtggtccttcAGGGAGGATACTCTTGGGGgtcttgagttacatgatggtattcattacCCATGAAGATGtctagcccggccgcttaaggaccgagtcatttcgccGCCATGCCTTAGCAACCctgtgcaaccatacgtcctgtatgggcaagacttgacttttccttcacCGGACTAAGTTGGGCATTGTACccggaggctgagagcaacgagcagctaAGGatctatctgtcccgctgtttggaggtttcagggaccgacttaggcttaaaaagagaTGCTAgtcttcggaacatgcagctctgggacttAGCGTATCTCGTgaaaaagcccggcaggaaaggtgtttggagagtctcggtatgattcgctcctccgctagcTACGGTTGGAGACttagcatatcgcgtgggtaaagctgtacaacctctgcagagagTAAATCTATTcggatagccgtgtccacggtcatggacatgcgaaggcagaacctttttaaCTAGACTCCAGGTGTgtgagttttgatgagtgagtgtgtggactagatatctgtgtgatgtggttcctgacTCAcaccgccagaagctgtgtggtactagaagtacaccagatgtgataaaaaggGACTGCGAAGTGAGGTGTAGGCCCTCCCAAGATCGAGAAACCCCAGATACAGCTCGTCACTGATTTTTGAATTACTTAAAATATCTGAAAGTcgatcatagttgatacaattgataatttgcataaactgctttacgcttaaatctaaaccgtaaagcctatCCTTGAATAAACTcatttatacatctatcaacacttggaagtagtataggacttgctgagtaccttccgtactcacttttgctatcattcagataaAGAACCCAATGTTGACtctgccggaggtgaagccggggatgaagaTTAGTCTCTAAGGCTGCGTTCGccccctcgctgcttgtggcttgggcctTGCTTCCGTTGTGTATTTTGCTGGCCGctaggccaggtttgtaatattcagtgcggtttgtaagccttttgtacccTGAACCTTACTATTTACAtatgaagtttgactatgatattacaactgttatactgtgcgtatcagctatgtaatccagggactgatacatgaggcacaggagatcccagtaATGAGGGGTCTTACTGGGCCACAACCCACATTTGTTGGGTGCCCACTCCTGCTGCAGTTGTGGTTGTGCGAGCGATTCGCGATCGAGGAGGAGAACCTGAATAAAGTGTTGTCGAAAGGTGACGatgtgttcaaggaggagaacCTGAATAAAGTGTTGTCGAAATGGCAGACCATGACCCGATGTCACTGTTTCGCCACGGAGGAATGACGGCGAACGATAAGCTCTATGACCTCCATGGACCTAAAGACACACTTGTCAGAGTCACATCAGATATatatcagggtgtgcgaactagttGATATAGCAAAGTATTTAGCAAGCGAGCACACACGATATTTATGCACCCTCAGCAGTACGAGGAGCACATTAAGGTACGTTCATCATTATTACATGTCCCAGCTAATTGTTATGTTGCACTTCTAAGACACATTTATATTCCCGTATGCTCTTTCTTATACTAGGTATTCCCTCGTGATGAAGAGTTGCTGAACAAACCAATCGAGAACTTTTTTAGGTTGCATCTACTATTCGGTGACGGCTGCCTACTCGGATATAACTGGAGACGTAGATGTGGTCATTCGAGACCTTCACGCCATTGTGAAAGAGGCGGTGGTTCGagccgccacgaaagaggtggTTGTTCGACAACAACCAGAAGAGGACGTGCTTCTACCATTTTCGTCACAACCGAAAGGGTTGGTTTCGACGATGATGACTTTGTGCTTACTCCTTAGAGAACTCAACGTTCTTGTGAATTCTCTGATGATGAGGCAGATGACTGGgatcctaactttgattatATTTCGTATAGACCAGCACCACGTAGACCAAAATCCCCAAAATACGATTACCATTGGATGGAACAGGAGATAAGGCACAGACAGCTTCAAGGATCATTTCGTCCGTAATGTTTATGCTACTAAATGTTGTATTTGTTGAACTCAAGGTGTTTATTAGTAATGTATGTATCTTAGATGTAGCATACATGCTATTAGTAATGTTCAAATTCCATGTACTCATCTCATATACACATTCTATCTAGCATTCAGTGTGGTTTTTTCATTTCACTTAcatgtatttattctatcttcactttaatattttctgggatttttattatttttatattagatAACTGCTAAAATTTTTGTTACTTTTATAATAAAACTAGGCTAACTGCCCCCTGAGATGGCGGCAAGGGCCCTAACTGCCCTTTTAGAGGGCAATAGGGAGGCTTGGGAGGGCTAGTACGGGCACTAACCGCCCTTTTAGAGGGTGGTAAGGGGAGTGTGGGCCTAACCGCTCTCTGAGAGGATGGTAAGAGGTACTCGTACCACCGTGATATACTAACCATCCACTGAAAGGGTTGCAGCCCTTTGAGAAAGCGGTAGGCGCCTATTTGTGCAAATCTATCCATTATGggtctatttatttatatattaatgttagaaaatgtaaaaaaaaactatgcttTGTTGTGCCAGGGTACTGTGTCTTTGAGACTTCAAGGCTTGCCATTTTGCAATGGCACCTTCAAGGTTGTGAAAGGAAGGCTGTAGCAAAGACGAAGCTCGTGGGGTACTCCTTTTGTGTCACGTATGGGTTGATCCAATTGCTAGATGAGCTTCTTCTAGGCCTGGTGGCATTCGAGCTATCGATATCTTACTTTACACTGTTATTTTTACTTTGTTATCGCCACTGCTGTTGTGCTAGTCATTGTGTGCTACTGCTGCTGTGCTAGGTTTGTGCTACTAGTGCATCTCTGTGTAGTTTTTTTGTCTCCACTGCTAGTATCCTACTACTACCTACTAGTGTCTTAATCTCGTATTAGAGTCATTCTATTGATGTATCTAGTTGTAGTCTTTGATTTTCCGTTATGTCCATACAAATCTTATTCTCTTTGAGTTCGTGTAAACTGTGTGAATCCACATATTCTTTCATCCATTAGTCGATTTCTTTCCTATCGTTATTGATGCAACTTAGCTATCTAGATCTTCCCATAGCTTTAGTGACAACTTCATTTATTGTATTGTTACTCGTCATTGTTGTGTTTACGATTCTTAATCTAGGGTATTCTTATGTCATCTTAGTCTTTCTGTAACTCTAGTGAGAACTTTATTTATTGTCCTTCTATTCATCATCATTTTGTTACGATTCTTGATTAAGatcattcttttgttgtaataaTCACAACTTTACTCCTATGCTTCGCTTTGCACTTCTTCGACTTAATTCGACAGGATTCCCAAGACTCCACTCTACATATACTTCTTCAACTTAATTTTTAGATGTATAAGTTTTATTTTGTATAAGTTTCTTAATTAGTGTCACCTTTTTCAAATGCAATGTTATTACATACACCTTACATTTAGGGAAGTGTCAATAGTATAATAGTAAAAGGTATTATAGTAATCTCTTAGCCTAGGGTTTCActtatatactctatatattatCCCATGAGGATACCATTAAATACAATTTGCTATTTCTAGCAATTTGAAATCAACGATGTTGATTTATCTTGAACCGTTAATCTTTAAGAGTTACGTACAAAGCAATCGACAGCTACGTCACACCTGGATACTACGTACTGAATGGCAAAGAGAGAAACATCACTGTGCAAGTGACATCAACCAGGAGGATGGCAGAACACCATCGTACTGAATGCCTCAGCAACTCTTGGTGAACAGAAATTATCATGCATAAGCAGCAGCATATATACGGTTGTCTGTCTGTCCAGATTCAGCGGTATCACTCTCTTCACCTTCGACTCCTAAAAACTGAGTTGTCTGTCCACTGGAGCAGTTCCTATTACAGCATTGGGGGGAAAGTAAGATTAGGCACTTAGGGATTTGGAAAAAACTTATGGAGTAAGATGTACATGTGATTTGTTGATAACAAATGTAATGCATAATTTTAAAGAAAATCTAAAAACCTTTCGGAAAGAAACTTCTCTTCAGATAAAGCCTTCTCAAGCCTCTCCTCAAATGGCGTTGCATGCCAACTCACCTTTTGATCCTGCCCATGTAAGACATTATTCTACGTAAGTCCATTTTACTATAGTGTTAGTAGAAAGCAAGAGAGGGGAGGCAGACTTTACTTCTTTGTATTTATTTGTCGAGTTGGGAATGCCATTTCCATCCCACCACTTAGGAGCAAAATTTTCTGGCTCTTTATCTTTCCAGTGCGCTGCAACCATTCCAATGATAGGCCTATCCTCATCCGTACTCTTAGCTGACTGAGATCTGTCACCTGTCAAGGCCTCATCCCTGAATGGCTTCTTAGGATTTGGAGGCTTCAGCCACTGCGACAAGCTTGGAAGTTCCAGGTCTGAATCATTGTTCTTCAGCAGCTTCTTTCTGGTGGCATGAATAGTTGCCTCAGTGGTCAGAGCCTTCTCCATAGAGGTTGTGTTCGTGCTGTCTCTTATCTTGTTATAGGATGATACAGAACCGTCAGAGCTCTGAAAAAGGGAGCATTCATCAGATATTGATATTTCCATAGAGACCAAATTGTCATTCTTTGCACATTTGGGATCCTCATCTGATTGGTTGGGCTGAAAGAAATCTTCTCTAGATACCCCACATTTTTCAAATTCCTTGGCCGGATTCTGGAGTTGGTATTCATTCTCCACACAAGCCTCAGTATTGTTTTCATTTGTCAACTCGTTCAAGTTAGTTGCATGTGAAGCAGCTGGAGTCAGCTTGATTCCACAGTTCTTCACAGATTCATTATTCACAGCTTCAGCATCTATGATCTTGGTCATAGCTTCAGAACCATGCTGGTTTGATGCATCACACCCCTTCCAGGAAGAACTATAATGATGAAACACAAACATCCAAAGTGTTAAACTGGTTCAGTTGCTAGTTACTAGAGTTAAGTTTCTTCTTCAGCAAAAAGCACAAGGTTAGCATACCTCATTACATCTGGTACAGTGGAGCTCTGATGAGACCTCGAAGGCGTTTCACAATCCTCAACCTCCAGTGCTTCCATGGAATCTACATTATAAGAAATGGCAGGAACCCATCCTGAATGTGTTGCCCTCTGTTGAACTGAATTTGCATCTTCAGGCACTGTTTGGATTTGTTTTGCAGTTTCCAACAATGCACCACAGCTTTTTTGGACAACGGCCTGTTAACACCAGTAAAAAAATCAGTATGTAGCTAAGAATTGAAGATCATACGGCCTATGCGCAAATAACAGTTAACGGATAGAATTCACCAATATATACCTGCTGTGTGTCACTTGATTGCATCACATATAAGTAACTATATATGCGACAAAATATCTCGTATATATTAGCTACAAGCCTACGAGCAACACATGCTACCCCTAGTCATGTAAATTGAGCCGAACTGAAATCACAGGGTACAGGACAGACTACCAAACGCGTGAAAAAACTTAACATGAAAGGTAGAAGGGGATAAGTTAGCATTGAGTCAGATTTCAGAATCGCCGTACCTCGTGCTTGAGCTCCTGATCCACCCTCTTCCTCTCATCGCTCTGGTCGGTCCACGAGCAAGCAAACTGTTCCACCCTCGATCCCTCATCTTCAACCAACAATACACACCAATAACACCACGCATAAATTTCAGGGCCATTAAACAAATTTGAGGGAAGGAAAAACGAACGAGGAAAAAAAATGGTTACCTTCTCGCAGGAACACGACGGAGAGCGCGTTCCTGGACGG of Phragmites australis chromosome 3, lpPhrAust1.1, whole genome shotgun sequence contains these proteins:
- the LOC133911267 gene encoding protein JASON-like; the encoded protein is MTGCLFGCFRMAGGGGGEVKGSGDGQLVSPSLAQTTNHKDGGGRRRMRPPSRNALSVVFLREDEGSRVEQFACSWTDQSDERKRVDQELKHEAVVQKSCGALLETAKQIQTVPEDANSVQQRATHSGWVPAISYNVDSMEALEVEDCETPSRSHQSSTVPDVMSSSWKGCDASNQHGSEAMTKIIDAEAVNNESVKNCGIKLTPAASHATNLNELTNENNTEACVENEYQLQNPAKEFEKCGVSREDFFQPNQSDEDPKCAKNDNLVSMEISISDECSLFQSSDGSVSSYNKIRDSTNTTSMEKALTTEATIHATRKKLLKNNDSDLELPSLSQWLKPPNPKKPFRDEALTGDRSQSAKSTDEDRPIIGMVAAHWKDKEPENFAPKWWDGNGIPNSTNKYKEDQKVSWHATPFEERLEKALSEEKFLSERNCSSGQTTQFLGVEGEESDTAESGQTDNRIYAAAYA